The window GCGACGGCCAAGGTTGTCCTTGTTGCGAGCTCCGTACCGGGAGTCTTCTGCGCAGGCGCCGATCTCAAGGTCTGTTCTTGCTCAGCCTGGTGATGCAGTGGTTATTTTAGACTGACACCACAGGGGATTGTGTGAGTGTTCATGTCTGAGTACGATACATGAGAGAACACCGGATGATAAAATTCACTAGCGGCTCTTGCGTAAAGTTTTCGGAGAAATGGACTGGTGATGTGTATAGCTGAAAAGGAATATAAATATTCAAAATCTATGTCACGAAGAAATTGAAGATGCTCTAGTATGGTGGGTTGTCAAAAACAGAGACTCGTGGCTGGGAGAAAATATGAAACGAGCTGGCATCTAGAAGGATATCTAAGTACGAGACAAGAAAGATAATCCTTGCTACTTTGCTAGGAAGGACATAAAGGTAGTGGGGTCAATGACTAGTCGACGGTGTGGCTTAAAGAGGAGCAGCTATGAATTATCATATGCATGATTAGAGGCATTTTCAGCACGGCCCTAACCTAATCAGTTGAGTAGCAGTTGATGAGATTTCATCGTTGCGCAGGACAGTTGAGTATTGATTGCTCAACCAATTATTTGACCTATCATAACTAGCACGCTATTACTTGCGAGTGTCACATGAGTTTTGTTATTCGGATCAGTTAAAGAATTTGAAACATCAACTTTGTTCTTTACTGTACTATACTATGACGAATGTTTTGTGTTAACACTCGGATTGTGTAATTTGTACTTCTGCAGTATATGTTTGTTGCATATATTTCACATGGATAATATCTTAGAGCATTTCTTTACTCAGGAAAGGAGGCACATGAGCTCTTCACAGGTTAAAGAATATGCTAATTCCTTAAGGTCTACATTCTCGTACTTTGAGGTTCATACCTGGATCCATACCTTAAGCATGCTCTTTTGCCTCCACATATAATTGTATATCAGCAACATAAATAATGATTACACATTTAACCAGCGAGATaaatatggattggagggagtacatTATATTCAAATTATGGGCATGACTCATCCCTCTTATCATTTGTCATTGGTTGTACTATATGTTAAGTTGTTCTTACATCATGCGGCTTGTTTGAACAGGCACTCTCCATTCCAACAATCGCCGTCATTGAAGGAGCTGCTTTGGGTGGTGGGCTAGAACTTGCTCTGTCATGTGATCTGCGTATATGTGGTGCTGCCTTTAATATTCAGTATATGCTAAACATTTTCACCTTATGGAACATAATCTTGCTACAGTTCTTTAAATGTTTGAATGCATGTCTTCCTACTGATTCGCAGGAGAAAATGCAACCCTTGGACTGCCAGAGACAGGCCTTGCTATTATTCCTGGGTATGTGGCCAAGTGGCCAACAGACACACAATGCTCTGCTTTCGGCAATTAATCAGTTGAAAAGTTACAAAGATGCCCTGAAAGTGATATGCTTTTCTCCTTTGAATCGTTCGTGCTTTGCTGAGGAACGCGACTCTAATCGAATCTTGTTAGGATTCAGAAAGAAGAGTCCTGCCTCCTACCTGCTTTGGAATTAGGAATCCGCCTCTGATAAGGGGTCTTGAATTTTATTTTTCATACTTACCTGCATATTGGAATAATTTAAATAACAGGACAATCCTTAATAATATCAGTTGCTATCTTAATGACAAGGCACGCGTACCAAATTAATTTTCTAGTGGAATCAAAGCCGGCACCTGTAATTCTGATGAAAATGGTTGCATGCATTTAACTGCCGTAAGTATATCTGCTTTCTTTTACCAAAACTAATAGAAACCTTCCTCCAAAACTAGCTTAAATAATGTTCTTCAGTCAGTGGATAACCTCCCTTTGCTTGCTGTAATATGCAGAGCCGGGGGTACGCAGCGTCTTCCAAGGATCATCGGAAAGTCCAGAGCGAAGGAGCTGATATTCACAGGCCGCAGATGCGACGCAACTGAAGCTGTCTTGATGGGTAACAACAGCCTCGTCGTGTTTTCCTTCCACCATCATCAGTTCTTGAAAGAACAATAAAAAATGAATGTCTGCACTGCAGGATTAGCAAACTACTGCGTTCCAGCAGGGGAGGCCTACGGCAAAGCTCTTGAACTCGCCCGTGAGATAACGAAGAAAGTAAGGACCATTTTCAGTTTTGAACATTCATAGAAAATATTATCAGCGAGAGCATGCTTCCGTTTCAGTATATGAAGCCCAAAATTCAGTGTAAGCATATCATGCGGGTAGAGTTGTGCTCGATCATTTTGTATGCCATGCAACATGGCTATGTATAAGATCCATCGTTTTAGGTGTTCTGAAGCCGATTCTTTGTGGCAGGGCCCTCTGGGGGTAAGAATGGCCAAGAAGGCCATCGACCAAGGGATGGAGGTAGCAGACATGCGCTCCGCTTTGGCTGTCGAAGGGGAATGCTACGAGCAGCTGCTGCACACGCAGGATCGCCTCGAGTGCCTGGCTGCATTCGCTGAGAAGAGGGAGCCCGTGTACACTGGAGAGTAGTGTCATTGTGTACACAGGATGTTGACGTATAAATGCATAGCCCACCTTTTCCCACCATCTTAAGCTTTTGAGTGAACTAGCTGGTGCATGCAATTCTACATGGTATTGGAGCCAAGAAGTcatgagttcaagacccggctggcgcaaaTTGAAAGTAAAAAAATTGCAGCACAGGGAGGAGAatagtttttttgttgttgttatttTCAGATGCACAGGAGAACAGTGTTGATGTGCCATGATCGTCTCTTGCGGGGGTTGGCCGGCCATGAAATGTTTCAAAGATTCCGGTCTTGGGAACCTTCTTGATGGTTCTCAGCCTTTTTTTTCGGTTTTGGGAACTTTCTAGGAGGTTCActttcttttttctatttctttttcttttttcttcttctctttttttttaatttttcttctctttttccaagatttattttcagaattttacaaattttcaaaaatgttcaaacTATTCCATATTATTTTTGCATTTAAGAAAATGTTTGGCAAAAAATGTTcaaagtttcaaaaaatgttccatttTTCTGGAAGTACATATATCCAAAAAATGTTCGCGTTTCCAAAGTTGTTCGAGGTTTTCAAAATTGTTCTTCGTTTCAAAATTGGTTcttaaattttaaaaatgttcgtgctttcaaAATTTTGTTTTAGTTTCCAATTTTTTCACAAAACTTAAAAAATTCAcaatttgtttttgtttcgaaAAAATGTTTGGATTTCAAAAACAATTTGTATGTAGTTTAGAATTTTGttcatgttttgcaaaaaaatg is drawn from Triticum dicoccoides isolate Atlit2015 ecotype Zavitan chromosome 6B, WEW_v2.0, whole genome shotgun sequence and contains these coding sequences:
- the LOC119323526 gene encoding probable enoyl-CoA hydratase 2, mitochondrial isoform X1 encodes the protein MRSSWGILAAVSGHLTVRQASAAPGHHSLPVRTLQTLAQREPVCLKKLSAPDTGVLELTLQRPEVKNAISWELMTRLRGAIHKIEADATAKVVLVASSVPGVFCAGADLKERRHMSSSQVKEYANSLRSTFSYFEALSIPTIAVIEGAALGGGLELALSCDLRICGENATLGLPETGLAIIPGAGGTQRLPRIIGKSRAKELIFTGRRCDATEAVLMGLANYCVPAGEAYGKALELAREITKKGPLGVRMAKKAIDQGMEVADMRSALAVEGECYEQLLHTQDRLECLAAFAEKREPVYTGE
- the LOC119323526 gene encoding probable enoyl-CoA hydratase 2, mitochondrial isoform X2 gives rise to the protein MRSSWGILAAVSGHLTVRQASAAPGHHSLPVRTLQTLAQREPVCLKKLSAPDTGVLELTLQRPEVKNAISWELMTRLRGAIHKIEADATAKVVLVASSVPGVFCAGADLKALSIPTIAVIEGAALGGGLELALSCDLRICGENATLGLPETGLAIIPGAGGTQRLPRIIGKSRAKELIFTGRRCDATEAVLMGLANYCVPAGEAYGKALELAREITKKGPLGVRMAKKAIDQGMEVADMRSALAVEGECYEQLLHTQDRLECLAAFAEKREPVYTGE